The following coding sequences lie in one Rhodohalobacter barkolensis genomic window:
- a CDS encoding cold-shock protein, translated as MENREVGTVKWFHNGKGYGFITREGGEDVFVHYSEIQTDGFKKLTEGQKVEFTIAEGDKGLQAKEVIELA; from the coding sequence ATGGAAAATCGTGAAGTTGGAACTGTTAAATGGTTTCATAATGGCAAAGGTTACGGGTTTATCACGAGAGAAGGTGGTGAAGACGTATTTGTACACTACTCAGAAATTCAGACAGACGGTTTTAAAAAGCTAACTGAAGGTCAAAAAGTTGAATTTACTATTGCTGAAGGTGATAAGGGTCTTCAGGCTAAAGAAGTGATTGAACTTGCTTAA
- a CDS encoding TM2 domain-containing protein: MKVFEYMPELEGDEMQYINRLLDELPEDKVELFIKIYRARRKDPMLLLILALIGFFGVAGIHRFFVGHIGMGILYFLTAGLCFIGTIVDMINYKNFAFEFNRKIALEIKQEINV; this comes from the coding sequence ATGAAAGTATTTGAATACATGCCTGAACTGGAAGGCGATGAAATGCAGTATATCAATCGATTACTAGATGAATTACCGGAAGATAAAGTTGAGTTGTTTATAAAAATATACCGCGCTCGGAGAAAAGATCCGATGCTTCTGTTGATTTTAGCCCTGATCGGATTTTTCGGCGTTGCCGGAATTCATCGGTTTTTTGTTGGCCATATTGGAATGGGAATCCTCTACTTTTTAACCGCAGGTCTCTGTTTTATTGGTACAATCGTGGATATGATAAATTACAAGAATTTTGCCTTTGAGTTTAATCGTAAAATTGCGCTTGAGATTAAGCAGGAGATAAACGTATGA
- a CDS encoding DUF4097 family beta strand repeat-containing protein, with product MINKLRFYKFSRFFPILLILMVPLTESSTAQSTVALIHSANSEISNQEDPYRSEFFRVDHNPTININTLSGDIEVVQNSAIEGVQIDLYVKREFSLWSGTRNLDNYRIIIQKQGNSIIASVEDRRSNRSADDVKFNFSIQVPKEASLNLRSINGKIDADNVEGQHYVQNLAGNLNIRNMTGEIRAISTAGDIMLDNLKGNIYAKTVSGDITADRDYGEIRLRTTTGDIVTSGISGTLVAASTSGDIQSDFQEVSIGVYLETTTGDIDLTLPKMAGYDIDARGLSFNFDELGDAGITKRVGFGNASVEIREGGIPVNLKTVAGSIKVRESQQ from the coding sequence ATGATCAACAAGCTCAGATTTTACAAGTTCAGCCGGTTTTTCCCCATCCTGTTGATTCTGATGGTGCCGCTAACGGAAAGCAGCACTGCACAATCTACCGTGGCTTTAATACATTCTGCCAATTCTGAAATATCTAATCAGGAAGATCCTTATCGATCGGAGTTTTTCAGAGTTGATCATAACCCAACGATCAACATAAATACTCTTTCCGGCGATATAGAGGTTGTTCAAAATTCCGCTATAGAGGGAGTTCAAATTGACCTTTATGTAAAACGTGAGTTTTCGCTATGGTCTGGCACCCGAAACCTGGATAACTACCGAATCATTATCCAGAAACAGGGGAATTCAATAATTGCCTCAGTGGAAGATCGGAGATCAAACCGGTCTGCAGATGATGTAAAGTTTAATTTCTCTATACAGGTACCCAAAGAAGCCTCTCTAAATCTGAGAAGTATTAACGGTAAAATTGATGCAGATAATGTAGAAGGGCAGCACTATGTTCAAAATCTTGCCGGAAATTTGAATATTCGGAATATGACCGGTGAAATTCGGGCAATTTCCACAGCGGGAGATATTATGCTTGATAATTTAAAGGGCAATATCTACGCAAAAACGGTAAGCGGAGATATTACTGCAGACCGAGATTACGGTGAAATCAGACTGAGAACGACTACCGGAGATATCGTAACCTCGGGAATTTCAGGCACATTGGTTGCGGCTTCAACCAGCGGTGATATTCAGTCTGACTTCCAGGAAGTGTCGATTGGGGTGTACCTGGAGACTACAACCGGTGATATTGATCTGACACTCCCTAAGATGGCCGGATATGATATTGATGCGAGAGGACTTAGTTTCAATTTTGATGAACTTGGAGATGCCGGAATTACAAAGCGTGTTGGTTTTGGAAATGCCTCAGTGGAGATTAGAGAGGGCGGTATACCGGTAAACTTAAAGACAGTTGCCGGATCAATAAAAGTTCGGGAATCTCAACAGTAG
- a CDS encoding HD domain-containing protein, translating to MMPSRDTSLNLLTKFIENENLQHHSKMVAKAMEEYAKSLDKSDVEVDKWWTAGLLHDLDWEKYPDEHPKKAVEEILPEAGYPEDVISAIEAHAPDRTGKEPETEIERYLFACDELSGFMNAVSLMRPNGFSDMKVKSVRKKLKDKRFAENVPREDIQKGAKLIGKDLAEHIQFLIDSFKKLF from the coding sequence ATGATGCCTTCAAGAGATACATCGCTCAATCTATTGACAAAATTTATTGAAAATGAAAATCTGCAGCATCACTCTAAAATGGTTGCAAAGGCCATGGAGGAGTATGCGAAATCTTTGGATAAATCGGATGTCGAAGTTGATAAATGGTGGACAGCCGGTCTGCTGCACGATTTGGATTGGGAGAAGTACCCTGACGAACATCCTAAAAAAGCTGTAGAGGAAATCCTTCCGGAAGCGGGTTACCCGGAGGATGTTATATCTGCCATCGAAGCTCACGCACCCGATCGAACCGGAAAAGAGCCGGAAACAGAAATTGAACGATATCTTTTTGCCTGTGATGAGCTGTCCGGATTTATGAATGCAGTTTCACTGATGCGTCCCAACGGGTTTTCAGATATGAAGGTGAAATCCGTTCGAAAAAAGCTGAAAGACAAACGCTTTGCAGAAAATGTGCCCAGAGAGGACATTCAAAAAGGAGCGAAGTTAATTGGGAAAGATCTGGCAGAGCATATACAATTTTTGATCGATTCATTTAAAAAGCTCTTTTAG
- a CDS encoding PP2C family protein-serine/threonine phosphatase yields MKTERLIQVLFGIILIGLTAQSAGAQDTFFQFDEFEVEEISAESMSDSERIIYISDRWKFKAGDNVQWANPEFEDSEWNVISTNLTAADLSFVEWDGIGWFRKRIKVGEGLVGKPLALVVDRHLGASEIYLNGEKIYELGRFSTNPERAESYSGNELPVIVFPDNGIQTLAVRFINPNNVETERMFGNNGFRFLLADWKSHQNQVLSFISDWTGISMFFAGILLTFSLIHFLLFLFYPKEKRNLYFSLFAGGLLFITYFLYRIEMANDTFASIFFLKSALFFEIIVLAFAVRLMHSIDQKQRSIYSNVVLAFGLISAVFVYFYPTDLVWFREVIILVFVAELLRTLYIMFRKRKAGAWIIGVGMLFFVVGLIISILINFQFVAGDVKIINMAGSGLLILSMSIFLSREFASTQKNLQQKLIEVQDLSERTLEQERINKEREIEKRLLEAENKRKSAELEEARALQLSMLPKKMPSLPEYDLAVYMDTATEVGGDYYDYSVEQDGSLVLALGDATGHGLKAGIMVAAAKSYFHTLVHEVDLLNMLTRISSGLRNLNMHLMYMGFILLRCNKRKVELAIAGMPPVLHYSKKKNEVEQILLRGLPLGGNVNYPYQKRSLTLDEGDVLLIMSDGLTELFNPEREILGMEKIENVLMNSADFSSSDIIQQLNQLAETWSGRVDPHDDITMMVLKVPEN; encoded by the coding sequence GTGAAAACAGAACGGTTAATACAGGTACTATTTGGAATAATTTTGATCGGTCTGACTGCTCAATCGGCGGGGGCGCAAGATACCTTCTTTCAATTTGATGAGTTTGAAGTTGAAGAGATATCAGCTGAAAGCATGTCGGACAGTGAGCGGATTATCTACATTAGCGACCGTTGGAAATTTAAAGCCGGCGATAATGTGCAGTGGGCAAATCCGGAATTTGAAGACAGCGAATGGAATGTGATTAGCACAAATCTGACAGCGGCAGACCTTTCGTTTGTAGAGTGGGATGGAATAGGTTGGTTCAGAAAGCGGATAAAAGTGGGAGAGGGGCTGGTAGGTAAACCTTTGGCACTTGTTGTAGACCGCCATTTGGGAGCTTCTGAGATTTATCTGAATGGAGAGAAAATTTATGAACTGGGGCGGTTTTCAACAAACCCAGAACGGGCCGAATCGTACAGTGGAAATGAGCTCCCGGTCATAGTATTTCCGGATAACGGCATTCAAACTCTTGCTGTTCGTTTTATTAACCCCAACAACGTAGAGACGGAGCGTATGTTTGGGAATAATGGATTCCGGTTTTTACTGGCAGACTGGAAGTCTCATCAAAATCAGGTGTTGTCATTTATCTCCGATTGGACGGGAATAAGCATGTTCTTTGCCGGTATTTTACTCACCTTTTCCTTGATTCATTTTTTGCTGTTTCTTTTCTATCCCAAGGAAAAGCGTAACCTCTATTTTTCACTGTTTGCGGGAGGATTACTCTTTATTACCTATTTCCTGTATCGGATTGAAATGGCAAACGACACATTTGCTTCAATTTTCTTTCTAAAATCTGCACTCTTCTTTGAGATTATTGTATTGGCTTTTGCAGTTCGTTTAATGCACAGTATTGATCAAAAACAGAGGTCAATCTACTCTAATGTAGTGTTGGCTTTTGGGTTGATTTCGGCTGTATTCGTCTATTTTTATCCAACGGATTTGGTATGGTTCAGGGAGGTAATTATCCTCGTTTTTGTGGCAGAATTGCTGCGTACACTTTACATCATGTTTCGAAAAAGAAAAGCGGGGGCCTGGATCATAGGTGTTGGGATGCTTTTCTTTGTGGTAGGATTGATTATCAGCATTTTAATAAATTTTCAATTTGTGGCCGGTGATGTTAAAATCATCAATATGGCCGGTTCCGGTCTACTGATTCTCTCCATGTCCATTTTCTTATCCAGGGAGTTCGCCTCAACTCAAAAGAATTTACAGCAAAAGCTGATTGAGGTTCAGGATCTGTCAGAACGTACGCTTGAGCAGGAGCGAATCAATAAAGAGCGTGAAATTGAGAAACGACTTTTGGAAGCAGAGAATAAGAGAAAATCTGCAGAGCTTGAAGAAGCTCGTGCATTACAGTTATCAATGCTACCGAAAAAAATGCCCTCTCTGCCCGAATATGATCTGGCTGTGTATATGGATACGGCAACGGAAGTGGGTGGAGACTACTACGATTACAGTGTTGAACAAGATGGTTCACTGGTATTAGCATTGGGAGATGCTACCGGACACGGATTAAAAGCCGGTATTATGGTAGCAGCAGCAAAAAGTTATTTCCACACGTTAGTTCACGAAGTGGATCTTCTAAATATGCTTACAAGGATTTCATCAGGTCTGCGGAATTTGAATATGCACCTGATGTATATGGGATTCATATTATTGCGCTGCAACAAGCGTAAAGTTGAACTGGCCATTGCCGGAATGCCACCTGTGCTTCACTATTCCAAAAAAAAGAATGAAGTAGAACAGATTCTCTTGAGGGGGCTGCCACTCGGCGGAAATGTAAATTACCCATATCAAAAGAGATCGTTGACTCTGGATGAAGGAGATGTATTACTAATCATGAGTGATGGATTAACGGAACTTTTCAACCCGGAAAGAGAGATATTAGGTATGGAAAAAATTGAAAATGTGTTGATGAACTCTGCAGACTTTAGTTCATCGGATATCATCCAACAATTAAATCAGCTTGCTGAAACCTGGTCCGGAAGAGTTGATCCTCATGATGATATCACGATGATGGTCTTAAAAGTGCCGGAAAATTGA
- a CDS encoding DUF2752 domain-containing protein codes for MNISGSFKKLFFLHFEWMALTAGLILMALLDPFSEAATLCPVERLGFEFCPGEGLGRSISHAFRGDLLASISMHPAGILAILIIIGRIGSIFRRNLNIKHNNSEQ; via the coding sequence ATGAATATTTCAGGATCGTTCAAAAAACTATTTTTTTTGCATTTTGAATGGATGGCTTTAACAGCCGGACTGATACTGATGGCATTGCTCGACCCATTTTCAGAAGCTGCTACACTCTGTCCGGTTGAAAGGTTGGGTTTTGAATTCTGCCCGGGTGAAGGACTCGGACGTTCCATATCACATGCGTTTCGGGGCGACTTATTGGCCTCCATATCGATGCATCCGGCGGGAATTCTTGCAATTTTGATTATTATTGGCCGCATCGGTTCTATTTTTCGTCGAAACTTAAATATTAAACATAACAACTCAGAACAATGA
- a CDS encoding TonB-dependent receptor, with protein sequence MKTNIRYARAATLLLFITSFLFFGSELLYAQQQQTTDSLRVDLEEIVVESSYSNITIDRAPLSVSYKLRNPHELISRPAATMDELTFALPGVFISNRENYALGERMTIRGLGWRSQFGVRGVQVIMDDIPLTVADGQTIMNMVDPAMVSRVELLRGPSATFWGNSSGGVLHLSTRPRADAPTFQYRGYAGSHSSVKQELKLNTNIGNARLYGYGTYFETDGFRDHSAARIFRGGLNFEKPVGIRSRLLIRTAFTSMPKAQHPGALTAEDASSTPTAATPNFVSSSAGKAFDQGMLSASFIQEQMRGIWDVTAHAAYRDLDNPLPFGYIGLDRLAGGTRTTYEFTTLPFDLNFGAEVKFQQDDRLETDNIDGERGNDVEVQQTETVTNGALFGRIAIPISDRLTTSFGLRSDWLHFNTNDEIGIAQEGDRTFFSLNPSAGLAYRFNQARWFFNFSTSFESPTTTELVNRPEGGNGFNKNVEPEKTIGLETGVQGNQGRFSYDFTVFAMQVEDLLFPYQTEENGPTFFRNEGNTRHYGVESTVGVALLPNLQADLMVTFLSATFNNGEYDGNDIPGVAPFRFGSIITYTPGIHNFSLDNEWIGSYFANNVNSIKNDSYTLFNFRWSATLENIFSGVTVNPFIAIQNIFDTRYNTSVAINAFGGRFFEPGSDRNFRAGLQIGF encoded by the coding sequence ATGAAAACCAATATTCGATACGCAAGAGCGGCTACTTTGTTACTGTTTATAACCTCATTTCTTTTTTTTGGTTCGGAATTACTCTACGCTCAGCAACAGCAAACAACCGATTCACTACGGGTTGATCTGGAAGAAATTGTGGTAGAATCATCCTATTCAAATATTACCATCGATCGCGCACCGCTTTCAGTAAGCTATAAGCTTAGAAATCCACATGAGTTAATTTCACGTCCGGCTGCCACCATGGATGAGCTTACATTTGCCTTACCCGGTGTATTCATCAGCAACCGCGAGAACTACGCGTTGGGTGAACGGATGACAATTCGCGGACTCGGCTGGAGATCTCAGTTTGGAGTGCGGGGTGTTCAGGTCATAATGGATGATATTCCTTTAACTGTGGCTGATGGCCAAACAATTATGAATATGGTAGATCCGGCAATGGTAAGTCGTGTTGAACTGCTCAGAGGACCATCCGCTACATTTTGGGGGAATTCCAGTGGCGGTGTTTTACACTTATCAACAAGACCCCGGGCTGATGCCCCAACTTTCCAATACCGTGGATATGCAGGGTCGCACAGTTCCGTTAAACAGGAACTGAAGCTGAATACCAATATTGGCAATGCCAGACTTTACGGGTACGGCACCTATTTTGAAACGGATGGATTTCGGGATCATAGTGCCGCCAGGATTTTTCGGGGAGGACTTAATTTTGAAAAACCTGTTGGCATTAGAAGCAGACTTTTGATCAGAACTGCTTTTACATCTATGCCCAAAGCGCAACACCCCGGAGCCCTTACTGCAGAAGATGCTTCTTCAACCCCTACAGCTGCTACACCCAATTTTGTGAGCAGTTCGGCAGGTAAAGCTTTCGATCAGGGAATGCTCTCCGCTTCATTTATACAAGAACAAATGAGAGGTATCTGGGATGTAACCGCCCACGCTGCCTATCGGGATCTGGACAACCCGCTTCCATTCGGATATATCGGACTGGACCGATTAGCCGGCGGTACAAGAACTACGTACGAATTTACCACTCTGCCCTTTGACCTTAATTTTGGAGCGGAAGTCAAATTCCAACAAGATGACCGCTTAGAAACGGATAATATCGATGGCGAAAGAGGGAACGACGTTGAAGTACAACAGACTGAAACCGTTACAAACGGTGCTCTTTTCGGTAGAATCGCTATTCCTATTAGTGATAGATTGACGACTAGCTTCGGGTTACGCTCTGACTGGCTTCACTTCAATACGAATGATGAAATCGGGATAGCACAAGAAGGAGACAGAACTTTTTTCTCTCTTAACCCAAGTGCCGGACTCGCCTACCGCTTTAATCAGGCGCGATGGTTTTTCAACTTTAGCACTAGTTTTGAATCACCGACCACCACCGAACTTGTAAACAGACCCGAAGGTGGAAACGGGTTTAATAAAAATGTAGAACCCGAAAAAACCATCGGTTTAGAAACCGGTGTTCAAGGAAATCAGGGACGCTTTTCCTACGATTTTACAGTCTTTGCCATGCAGGTAGAAGATCTATTGTTTCCTTATCAGACAGAAGAAAACGGACCCACCTTTTTCCGAAACGAGGGGAATACTCGCCATTACGGTGTAGAATCTACTGTAGGAGTTGCATTGCTACCCAATCTGCAAGCAGATCTTATGGTCACTTTTTTAAGTGCAACATTCAATAATGGAGAGTATGATGGAAATGATATACCCGGTGTAGCTCCTTTCAGATTTGGATCAATCATTACTTACACACCCGGCATACATAATTTCAGCCTGGACAACGAGTGGATTGGAAGTTACTTCGCTAATAACGTAAACAGTATTAAAAATGACTCCTATACACTGTTTAACTTCCGTTGGTCCGCTACTCTTGAGAATATATTCTCCGGCGTTACAGTGAATCCCTTCATCGCCATTCAAAATATTTTTGATACACGATACAATACATCTGTAGCCATTAATGCCTTTGGCGGAAGATTTTTTGAACCCGGTAGTGACCGGAATTTCAGGGCAGGTTTACAGATCGGATTTTAA